The sequence AGTTTTTATGATTCATGGTTATTGGAGTTGATTCCATATTGTTATATGTGTTTTGTAACCCTCTCTCAAATTGACGAAGGTTGAAGTTTGAAATAAAAACTGCGCTGCTTTGACTTTTGGTTACATTTTAGTAATTTATTTTCTCTGATGACTTGTGATTGgtaatatgtgaaaaactttTGGATGCTTATGGATGTACATTGCGGACAGTTCGGATATTGAAGTTGATGACTTGAGGGATGATGATAACATAGAGGAAAAAGATGTTAGTGATGAGGAGATCGCGGCAGAAGAACTGGAGAAGCGAATGTGGAAGGACCGGATCAAGCTTAAGAGGATCAAAGAGAAACAGAAGCTTGCAGCTCTACAAGCTGCAGAAAAGCAGAAGGTTAAGTCTAGCACGGATCAGGCACGAAGGAAGAAGATGGCACGAGCTCAAGATGGCATTTTGAAGTACATGTTGAAGCTCATGGAAGTCTGCAATGCCCGTGGCTTTGTGTATGGTATTATTCCAGACAAGGGTAAGCCAGTCAGCGGTGCATCGGATAATATTAGAGCTTGGTGGAAGGAAAAAGTGAAATTTGATAAAAATGGCCCTGCAGCCATTGCTAAGTATGAGGCCGAGTGCCTTTCCAGGGAAGACGGGTTTGGCACTAACCAAGGCAACTCTCAGAGTGTTCTTCAAGACTTGCAAGATGCAACACTGGGATCACTTTTATCATCTTTAATGCAACACTGTGACCCACCACAGCGGAAGTATCCACTGGAGAAGGGTGTGCCTCCACCTTGGTGGCCAATGGGGAACGAGGAGTGGTGTGTCAAGTTGGGGTTGCCCCAGGGTCAGAGTCCTCCATATAAGAAACCTCACGATCTGAAGAAGATGTGGAAAGTCGGGGTGCTAACAGCTGTTATAAAGCATATGTCGCCTGATATTGCCAAGATTAGGAGACTGGTTAGACAATCAAAATGTTTACAGGATAAGATGACTGCTAAAGAGAGTTTCATATGGTTAGGTGTATTGAGCAGGGAGGAAGCCTTGTTTCAGCAACAAAGCAGTGATCATGGCTCATCTGGCATCAGTGATTCACTGTCAAAAAGTCGTAGAAATAAGAAGAGGCCTTCTGTTGACAGCGATAGTGATTATGATGTTGATGGCGTTCATAATGGCTCAGGATCTGTTTCATCTAAGGATGATACAAGAAAGCAATCCACTGATACAGTGCGTATTGAACCTGCAGATGATGCCTTAACTCAACCAACCAAAGACAAAGAGCATGTACAGAAGCGTCCGaggaaaagaaaatcaaaaCCTAGACCTGATAACCAACCAGCAGTACCAACTATTGGCGAACATCCACATGTTGAATCTGGAAACATGGCCACGGGTGAAAATCACAACGATATACAATTTGGTGGATACTTGACAAATGAAAGAGAGGtggaaaataatgaattaacacCAATTAGACTACCAGAAGTGCCAGAACACAGTACTCGTGGTCAACCTTGCTTAGTAGAATCTGATTTAAATTATGTCAGCCCTGATCATTCTTCCCATGCTATCCCCATTAGCCGTGTTTACATTAATAATGGATCATCAGCTTATCCAGGGATTCAAGGTGATGATCTTGAACCTTGTCATTCTCATTTAGTTCGTGATACTCGAGACTTTCATTTGCAAAGTACGCCTCGAGTATCCAAATTTAATGGCCAATCTGAAAGTTCTGCACAACATCATGAACCTGAAGATCAGGGGTTGCGTCGTGAACCTCAAAATTCTGCATGGCAACCTGGGCTTGAATGTTCTAATCTACCTCGGGACTTGGATAAGTCTGGGCTTCATCATAGATCAGCTCATAGCTTTCTTAGTCCGACTGCAGTTGGATCAAATCATCAAGGAGAGCCGTCGATGGCATGTTTCAGTGAAATGCATTATAGATCAGAGGATTCAACATTCCAGCTACCAGTATTACATAAGAATGGAAATGATATTCCTGAAGGGAAGTTCCCACCTTTTGTTGAAGATACATTTCCAAATGAGCCAGATGGGCTGGCTGAGACCCATTTTCAATCCCCTCTGAAAAGCTTGTCACCAGATTTACCAGGATACGGAGCATTCAGCCTTTCATTTGATGGAACAAGTTCGTTAGATACTGGTGATTTTGACTTTGAGTTTAATGACAACTCGATTGATGGGAGCAACTTTGCTGCTATGATGGAATACTTTGCTTCATAAGTTGATTTTGCTAATCTAT comes from Salvia miltiorrhiza cultivar Shanhuang (shh) chromosome 3, IMPLAD_Smil_shh, whole genome shotgun sequence and encodes:
- the LOC131013918 gene encoding ETHYLENE INSENSITIVE 3-like 3 protein, coding for MEDMGLDISSDIEVDDLRDDDNIEEKDVSDEEIAAEELEKRMWKDRIKLKRIKEKQKLAALQAAEKQKVKSSTDQARRKKMARAQDGILKYMLKLMEVCNARGFVYGIIPDKGKPVSGASDNIRAWWKEKVKFDKNGPAAIAKYEAECLSREDGFGTNQGNSQSVLQDLQDATLGSLLSSLMQHCDPPQRKYPLEKGVPPPWWPMGNEEWCVKLGLPQGQSPPYKKPHDLKKMWKVGVLTAVIKHMSPDIAKIRRLVRQSKCLQDKMTAKESFIWLGVLSREEALFQQQSSDHGSSGISDSLSKSRRNKKRPSVDSDSDYDVDGVHNGSGSVSSKDDTRKQSTDTVRIEPADDALTQPTKDKEHVQKRPRKRKSKPRPDNQPAVPTIGEHPHVESGNMATGENHNDIQFGGYLTNEREVENNELTPIRLPEVPEHSTRGQPCLVESDLNYVSPDHSSHAIPISRVYINNGSSAYPGIQGDDLEPCHSHLVRDTRDFHLQSTPRVSKFNGQSESSAQHHEPEDQGLRREPQNSAWQPGLECSNLPRDLDKSGLHHRSAHSFLSPTAVGSNHQGEPSMACFSEMHYRSEDSTFQLPVLHKNGNDIPEGKFPPFVEDTFPNEPDGLAETHFQSPLKSLSPDLPGYGAFSLSFDGTSSLDTGDFDFEFNDNSIDGSNFAAMMEYFAS